The Saccharomycodes ludwigii strain NBRC 1722 chromosome II, whole genome shotgun sequence genome window below encodes:
- the GIS3 gene encoding Gis3p (similar to Saccharomyces cerevisiae YLR094C | GIS3 | GIg1-2 Suppressor), with protein sequence MINIPKINNNNINHIKIKSRNTNIYSGSSTSNSNKNRSLSILDQQHTKSEDLTTEATFNNNGRRRRSSSLNILSKDLIKLRKNSSFISTTRKVDHLKKSSPYFCKDVGKSTKLNGYYDDEQYESEESEDYDDEYFDDHYFYNNSYDNGTVCPSIYSSYGDENEEDDHNLSLEFGNVSKIRSGTNIDNSNTSLSNKTPKIGGKRGGGGGGGGRRSGRRRRRRSTSDSMDTACTSCIQSLTPSLSSILLSQKQNYRYKQKNGNNDSDVAITSFCGMTDITTSKSLNGPKRAVSTCTSDCSTNSLRRVKSQISIVQDINAHPLLALPLPTCSKRVLPSAEKIAINDPLLAQESQKHDSLDCNTDGSNNFNSAGSHCNVPDLKVYNMEDLDLHTELDANDIIQFYDPIITIRSPVKNGKNSNKHGVTIGTAAISTAAPIHVSTSGKRYIELKLTDTANSDTKIGRVMDALEENNDNEVRVAPLSLSSNNGNSANNTKQKHCDQPQQRHQSLSPHFMKLYAIEQYCKSNNIIPDLTVDETLLSQLSTDEIKQLDIPLPAETKTTENDEQYTGLIKLSLITRKKLWCDMIKNNRQDMFGGSNLPWNKEFVYLDNGDISNTNIGDKNSTTMVRLKSNILPWHQPVYTAPTNPTGVNSNAHCNDTQCINFCISPTAAGVDNNKNNSGNSVCTCMIKPCGRLSKGKIQYVVKGWCDKRFVS encoded by the coding sequence atgataaatatcccaaaaattaacaacaataacatcaATCACATAAAGATAAAGAGCAGAAATaccaatatatatagtgGTTCAAGTACTagcaatagtaataaaaatagatcaCTATCTATTCTAGATCAACAGCATACTAAAAGTGAAGATCTGACAACAGAGGCTACATTCAATAACaatggaagaagaagaagatccTCCTCTTTGAATATTCTATCTAAGgatttaataaaactaaGAAAAAATTCCTCTTTTATCAGTACTACAAGGAAAGTAGATCATCTTAAAAAGTCTTCACCATATTTTTGCAAGGATGTAGGTAAAAGcacaaaattaaatggaTATTACGATGACGAACAATATGAATCGGAAGAATCGGAGGATTACGATGATGAATATTTTGACgaccattatttttataacaaTAGTTATGATAACGGTACAGTGTGTCCATCTATCTATTCAAGTTACGgtgatgaaaatgaagaagacGACCATAATTTAAGTTTGGAATTTGGCAATGTTTCCAAGATACGGTCTGGGACTAATATTGACAATAGCAATACTAGTTTAAGTAACAAAACACCTAAAATTGGGGGGAAgagaggaggaggaggaggaggaggaggaagaagaagtggaagaagaagaagaagaagaagcacTTCTGATAGTATGGATACCGCTTGTACTAGCTGTATTCAATCTTTGACACCTTCTTTGAGTTCCATACTTTTATcccaaaaacaaaattatagatataaacaaaaaaatggtaataatgataGTGATGTCGCTATTACTAGTTTCTGTGGTATGACAGATATTACCACttcaaaatcattaaaTGGACCTAAAAGAGCTGTATCCACTTGTACAAGTGATTGCAGTACTAATAGTTTGAGGAGAGTTAAATCCCAAATAAGTATAGTTCAAGATATAAACGCACATCCTTTACTCGCCCTACCTTTACCAACCTGCTCAAAAAGAGTGTTACCATCAGCGGAAAAGATTGCTATTAATGACCCCTTATTAGCACAAGAGTCCCAAAAACACGATTCGCTTGATTGTAATACTGATGGTAgtaacaattttaattctGCTGGTAGTCATTGTAACGTACCAGATTTAAAGGTCTATAATATGGAAGACCTAGATTTGCATACTGAACTTGATGCCAATGATATAATACAGTTTTATGAtcctattattactataagGTCACCCGTTAagaatggaaaaaatagtaataaacaTGGTGTTACTATTGGCACCGCTGCTATTAGTACTGCTGCTCCTATACATGTAAGTACTAGTGGTAAGAGGTACattgaattaaaattaactgATACTGCTAATTCTGATACGAAAATAGGTAGAGTTATGGATGCGTTAGAGGAAAATAATGACAACGAAGTAAGGGTAGCTCCGCTGTCGCTATCATCTAATAACGGCAACAGcgctaataatactaaacaaaaacattGTGATCAGCCGCAACAGAGACATCAGTCTTTATCACCCCATTTTATGAAATTGTATGCTATCGAACAATATTgtaaaagtaataatatcattccAGATTTGACAGTTGATGAAACATTATTATCGCAATTGTCAACAGATGAAATTAAACAGTTGGATATACCTTTGCCTGCAGAGACTAAAACAACTGAAAATGATGAGCAATATACTGGTTTAATTAAACTGTCTTTGATTACTAGAAAAAAGCTGTGGTGCGAtatgattaaaaataatagacaGGATATGTTTGGTGGTAGCAATTTGCCTTGGAATAAAGAATTTGTATATCTTGATAATGGAGATATTTCTAATACCAATATTGGTGACAAAAATAGTACTACCATGGTAAGATTAAAGTCCAACATACTACCATGGCACCAACCAGTTTATACGGCCCCTACCAATCCTACTGGTGTCAATAGTAATGCCCATTGTAATGATACTCAATGTATAAATTTCTGTATTTCCCCTACTGCTGCCGGTGTtgataacaacaaaaataatagtggtAATAGTGTGTGTACCTGTATGATAAAACCCTGTGGTAGGTTAAGTAAGGGTAAAATACAATATGTTGTTAAAGGATGGTGTGATAAAAGGTTTGTATCATAA
- the IOC2 gene encoding Ioc2p (similar to Saccharomyces cerevisiae YLR095C | IOC2 | Iswi One Complex), with product MAKRSNIKRSSPAPSPASTPVPVAIPDYYTLVAPEISAQLIKYITNNNSDDPNFLWLGEVLSKEETQVNSALIKSLIITFEYQYVVSWLYYTTANSFFIKNRKSKPFLTLNWSVTSNGNNNTDNNGTRFCELLLLHEISVSNQDNNTNTDGNNIKTTIFDSIVLEILKVYCNDKQTKLDEIDEILSLKEGTWDATLNLVTKFQVLYKMIKHIERKNMVFKNHLNNNLDLWYFPTYEVETDVNGVTKRDGKDKSMGNNIRKKYMILPGGKIIELVINYTQDLTMPLNLKNCITVDDNGVDIAVNYSRNLYDKIDKYQNGIDVKHNVLAYDFDSFMKFNTEVVQLYTIGSDQEELNQLGEFYVNELKFFHSKLRQQKKDFLSSSILHGTRRSSRLIRLEEEQNKNRIIGIWDLKLAQREKYMKARNRALNKFLKTNFKDILLEDLRKSFASDYESAARLTISTAATDSNLNDREIGEFDDAVIKTGENFSKPIFPVIADDTNADEIKNDLSKKCLELPSKYLISKEHIKHLHDNNILLGCYDEYLRNEDNDTTWFYNCISAPNELKVFSGRSDGLQKIDVYGEIICCDKCHRWMSWKGVLEKMFNKREGGENIDTTIIDLYLDAYNLDSLDRLQKQMYKDKIVDMGPSPEETQEKQRADDPTITETNITDADKDIILNANYNSNLLHDLDPSLIIPSSSRRGKRGLEEDSSHNTKKGKYNEDSDNEENRNNGITAKDDDAEIDAEFPIYQTGNRPLEKLKNTNGFRNSLFICLFCLDDIEAQCRDIFINTELVTLRGRERKKQEDQVKRLKAKLKRDLEKKRNDYENMPGQEHE from the coding sequence ATGGCAAAGAGATCCAACATCAAAAGATCCAGTCCTGCACCCAGTCCTGCATCTACCCCCGTTCCCGTTGCTATCCCCGATTATTATACACTAGTTGCACCTGAAATATCAGCACAATTGATAAAGTATataaccaataataatagtgatgATCCCAACTTTTTATGGCTAGGAGAAGTGTTAAGTAAAGAAGAAACTCAAGTTAATTCTGCCTTAATTAAATCTTTGATTATCACCTTTGAATACCAATATGTTGTGTCTTGGCTCTATTATACCACTGCTAACtcattttttatcaaaaatagaaaatctAAACCATTCCTTACATTAAATTGGTCGGTGACTTCAAACggtaacaataatactgaCAATAATGGCACACGTTTTTGTGagttattactactacatGAAATATCGGTATCAAATcaagataataatactaatactgaTGGTAACAACATTAAAACCACAATCTTTGATTCCATTGTAttagaaattttaaaagtcTATTGTAAtgataaacaaacaaaattgGATGAGATCGATGAGATTTTAAGTTTGAAAGAGGGCACATGGGACGCTACTTTAAATCTTGTTACCAAATTTCAggtattatataaaatgatCAAACATATTGAAAGGAAGAATATGGTTTTCAAAAaccatttaaataataatttggaCTTATGGTACTTCCCTACCTATGAGGTTGAGACAGATGTCAATGGTGTTACTAAGAGAGATGGGAAAGATAAAAGCATGGGCAATAACATAAGGAAGAAATATATGATTTTACCTGGTGGTAAGATAATCGAGCTAGTAATTAATTACACCCAAGACTTAACTATGCCattaaatctaaaaaattgtataaCAGTTGATGATAACGGTGTTGATATTGCTGTTAATTATAGTAGGAACTTGTATGATAAAATAGATAAGTATCAAAATGGAATAGACGTTAAACATAATGTATTAGCTTATGATTTTGATTCATTTATGAAGTTTAATACTGAGGTAGTCCAGTTATATACTATTGGATCAGATCAGGAAGAATTAAATCAATTAGGTGAGTTTTATGTTAATGAacttaaattttttcatagTAAGTTAagacaacaaaaaaaagattttttatcatcGTCAATTTTACACGGCACTAGAAGGAGTTCAAGATTGATACGTCTAGAGGAagaacaaaacaaaaacagaaTTATTGGTATTTGGGATCTAAAACTAGCGCAACgtgaaaaatatatgaaagCTAGGAACAGAGCattgaataaatttttaaaaaccaaTTTTAAGGATATTTTATTGGAAGATTTGAGAAAGTCCTTTGCCAGTGATTATGAATCTGCCGCTAGGCTAACTATTTCCACTGCGGCAACTGATAGCAACCTGAATGATAGGGAAATCGGCGAATTTGATGATGCGGTCATCAAAACAGGTGAAAACTTTAGTAAGCCAATATTTCCAGTCATTGCTGATGACACCAATGCAGACGAAATCAAAAATGATCTAAGTAAAAAATGTTTGGAGTTACCATCCAAGTACCTAATTTCTAAGGAACATATTAAACACTTGCatgataacaatattttattaggGTGTTATGATGAATATTTAAGAAATGAAGATAATGACACCACTTGGTTTTATAATTGTATTTCTGCTCCAAATGAATTAAAAGTGTTCAGCGGTCGGAGTGATGGTTTGCAAAAAATTGATGTTTACGGAGAGATTATATGTTGTGATAAGTGTCATCGTTGGATGTCTTGGAAAGGTGTACTtgaaaaaatgtttaataaaagGGAGGGCGGTGAAAATATCgatactactattattgatttatatCTTGATGCTTACAACCTTGATAGCCTGGACAGGTTACAGAAACAAATGTATAAGGATAAGATTGTTGATATGGGACCATCTCCAGAGGAAACTCAAGAAAAGCAAAGGGCAGATGATCCTACGATCACAGAAACAAATATTACCGATGCTGATAAGGATATTATACTAAATGCTAATTATAACAGTAATCTGTTACATGATTTAGATCCAAGCCTAATTATTCCGAGTTCTTCAAGAAGGGGGAAGAGGGGGTTAGAGGAAGATTCTAGCCATAATACAAAGAAAGGTAAGTATAATGAAGATAGtgataatgaagaaaatagGAATAACGGCATTACTGCcaaagatgatgatgctGAAATAGATGCTGAATTTCCCATCTATCAAACTGGCAATAGGCCTTTggaaaagttaaaaaacaCTAATGGCTTTAGAAATTctctatttatttgtttattttgtttggaTGATATAGAGGCACAATGTAgggatatttttattaataccGAATTGGTTACTTTAAGAGGAAGGGAAAGGAAGAAGCAAGAGGATCAGGTAAAGAGATTAAAAgccaaattaaaaagggatttagagaaaaagaggaatGATTATGAAAATATGCCAGGACAAGAACATGAATAG
- the KIN2 gene encoding serine/threonine protein kinase KIN2 (similar to Saccharomyces cerevisiae YDR122W | KIN1 | KINase (paralog of YLR096W | KIN2)) — protein sequence MGGNANNIERNNNPNSAAMPATPRMLGQNSGIPSNTRSQHNTPQVIVTPNNNNILNTPATTITSNTKNTNSGLMPPISLPPQQQQDTPISNSTSKSNTMATPPRVVRKQPKEFHRTSLGDWDFVENIGSGSMGKVKVARHRYTNEVCAIKIVTRAAKTFLYKQEKLPPPVTKEEKQEFEKKLQKEISRDKRTIREASLGQILYHPHICRLFEMCTMTTHFYMLFEYVKGGQLLDYIIQHGSLKEKHARKFARGIASALEYLHMNNIVHRDLKIENIMISQSGEIKLIDFGLSNFYNKKEKLHTFCGSLYFAAPELLMAHPYTGPEVDVWSFGVVLYVLVCGKVPFDDENANVLHQKIKEGKVEYPNHLSIEVIALLSKMLVVDPSRRASLKQVVNHQWMNKNYDFIVPCYLPHRLPLSHINPVVVKEMGRLELVEDVPDAIRTLENLIYSQEYMELSRQFWMINRENVNSDFSGVLGSGKNENTFQSNNNSDVSIESQRSTTVNTVNFIENDPSRAYHPLISIYYLVDEMMKRKQAKLRRKAAILKQQQLESPRQPIITSSSFLPQHSPHLVTNTNTTNTVPPIVTGTVVSKPTILLPPNLPAPEQAHASTIPSPTNIRKSSDIRYVSGSSNNAEDRNNDTIVNDKDTGVASGSTVNVMDIDDNNSNNNNNNNTKTGTAKASIATNNHFNSNNINTVMSSSRQQSPILPPTLQTTDLEAQINNNNNINNGVDVLLSPQEYAGVTQESNNNNGAEKSKFGSLFRRFSQKRYQQQQQQQQQSSNAATSATSATNSQPLPSVDANSSTDYQPMRWRRSHQRTVSEYVPPSRIHSYGSSSVTSRPVVETSVKNEPNTVNTNNDGNLAIDQETNENGGNLPALPPNADLMVKQQELKERFNKMISNNGSTNHTYENGADTNTLKPLMLPKNTAATDQSPPMSRKMHPSARAKSVGHVRRESLNFVRPPVPAASLYGGNTINNRIVDIAVNNNNGSDNTGSSDTVKTSSADANKYNGGSGAFSSLSTYTNNANTLSNSTTTAANNNNNNNNTGYYADDGYLQTNGQKKVEFDNDKYDLNEELTDSQILQQASQAPPGSMPSIDYPRSLFLKGFFSVQTTSSKPLPIVRHKIITTLNKLNIKFKEVKGGFICVHEQSIQPLNGTGNDTNVGSFMTVSPEERKPSIITIDDNNSGGSANSSFIEKYTATNNADNSSGAAKRSTSVNYHNSNNNNSSNGRTLATIPTTPKASSSKPFNNNYYLSPLPQPHTTLRTNTQHVPDELSTASLDADEQAQLQNMDDLLTTSRAHIINNKEGVSEEQGDQQQKTEGEYDNNKVPIKRDASNGIFSNNSNTASEEFGKQPLKFEIHIVKVRIIGLAGIHFKKVSGNTWMYKKLATHILKELNL from the coding sequence ATGGGTGGAAACGccaataatattgaaagAAATAACAACCCTAATAGCGCAGCAATGCCGGCTACTCCAAGAATGTTAGGCCAAAATTCCGGTATTCCTTCCAATACAAGATCGCAGCATAATACCCCTCAGGTAATAGTAACTcccaacaacaacaatatacTTAATACACCCGCCACAACTATCACTTCCAATACCAAGAATACCAATAGCGGGTTGATGCCCCCTATTTCTTTACCaccacaacaacagcaagaTACTCCTATTAGTAATAGCACCAGTAAAAGTAATACTATGGCTACGCCTCCTCGTGTGGTCCGTAAACAGCCTAAAGAGTTCCACAGAACTTCATTGGGTGACTGGGATTTTGTGGAAAATATCGGTTCAGGTTCTATGGGCAAAGTCAAAGTGGCTAGGCATAGGTACACTAATGAAGTTTGTGCAATCAAAATCGTCACTAGAGCAGccaaaacttttttatacAAGCAAGAAAAGTTACCACCACCAGTTACTAAGGAAGAAAAGCAAGAGTTtgagaaaaaattacaaaaggAAATTAGTAGAGATAAAAGAACCATTAGAGAAGCTAGTCTAGGCCAAATTTTATATCACCCCCATATTTGCCGTTTATTCGAAATGTGCACTATGACCActcatttttatatgttaTTTGAATATGTCAAAGGTGGTCAGTTGTTAGATTATATTATTCAACATGGTTCGCTAAAGGAGAAACATGCACGTAAGTTTGCTAGGGGTATCGCATCTGCTTTAGAATATTTGCACATGAACAACATTGTCCATAGAGacttaaaaattgaaaatattatgatTTCTCAGTCTGGAGAAATTAAGTTGATCGATTTTGGGTTGTCAAATttctataataaaaaggaaaaattgcATACTTTTTGTGGGTCTCTATATTTTGCTGCGCCTGAATTATTGATGGCTCATCCCTACACAGGACCAGAAGTTGATGTTTGGTCCTTTGGTGTGGTCTTATATGTTTTGGTGTGCGGTAAAGTGCCttttgatgatgaaaacGCCAATGTTTTgcatcaaaaaattaaggaaGGAAAGGTTGAATATCCAAATCATTTGTCTATCGAAGTTATTGCATTATTATCCAAAATGTTGGTTGTGGATCCATCAAGAAGAGCCTCGTTAAAACAAGTTGTTAATCACCAATGGATGAATAAGAACTATGATTTTATTGTCCCATGCTATTTGCCTCATAGGTTACCACTAAGTCACATAAATcctgttgttgttaaaGAAATGGGTAGGTTAGAATTGGTTGAAGATGTTCCTGATGCAATCAGGactttggaaaatttgatttattcTCAAGAGTACATGGAACTATCTAGACAATTTTGGATGATTAACAGGGAGAATGTCAATTCTGATTTTTCCGGTGTATTAGGTAGTGGCAAAAATGAGAACACATttcaatcaaataataacagtgaTGTGTCTATTGAAAGCCAAAGATCTACTACCGTAAATACTGTAAATTTTATAGAAAATGATCCCTCTCGAGCATATCATCCATTAATTTCTATTTACTATTTAGTCGACGAAATGATGAAACGTAAACAAGCTAAATTAAGAAGAAAAGCCGCAATACTAAAACAGCAGCAATTAGAGTCCCCAAGACAACCTATTATCACATCTTCTTCATTCCTACCACAACACTCGCCACATCTTGTCACAAACACCAATACCACAAACACAGTACCACCTATAGTTACAGGAACAGTGGTTTCTAAGCCTACAATTTTGCTTCCACCAAATTTACCTGCTCCAGAGCAAGCCCATGCTTCCACTATTCCGTCGCCAACAAACATTAGAAAGTCATCGGATATTCGCTATGTAAGTGGTAGTTCTAATAATGCCGAAGATCGTAACAATGATACCATTGTGAATGATAAGGATACAGGGGTTGCAAGTGGTAGCACCGTTAATGTTATGGAcattgatgataataatagtaataacaataataataataatactaagaCCGGCACCGCTAAGGCCTCTATCGCGACTAATAATCATTTTAATTCTAACAACATAAATACTGTAATGTCTTCTTCAAGACAACAATCCCCAATACTGCCACCCACTTTACAAACAACAGATTTGGAAGCCCagattaataataacaacaatattaataatggcGTTGATGTTTTGCTGTCTCCGCAGGAATATGCTGGTGTCACACAAGAatctaataacaacaatggtGCCGAAAAATCTAAGTTTGGCTCCTTGTTCAGAAGATTTTCACAAAAACgttatcaacaacaacagcagcagcagcaacagTCATCTAATGCAGCTACTTCTGCAACTAGTGCTACTAATTCTCAACCGTTGCCTTCTGTAGATGCAAATTCTAGTACTGATTATCAACCAATGAGATGGAGAAGATCACATCAACGTACTGTTTCTGAATATGTCCCACCTTCGAGGATACATTCTTATGGTAGTTCATCAGTAACTTCAAGGCCTGTAGTTGAAACCAGTGTTAAGAATGAGCCCAACACTGTTAATACTAACAATGATGGCAATTTGGCCATTGATCAAGaaacaaatgaaaatggaGGAAATTTACCCGCATTACCACCAAACGCTGATCTGATGGTTAAACAACAGGAATTAAAGGAAAGATTTAATAAGATGATTAGTAATAATGGAAGCACTAATCATACTTATGAAAACGGCGCTGATACTAACACTTTGAAACCTTTAATGCTGCCTAAAAACACAGCAGCTACCGACCAATCACCACCTATGAGCAGGAAAATGCATCCTTCTGCTAGGGCTAAATCTGTTGGTCACGTACGCCGTGAAAGTTTGAATTTTGTTAGGCCTCCTGTTCCTGCTGCTTCTCTGTATGGTGGAAACACCATTAACAATAGAATTGTAGATATTGctgttaataacaataacggAAGTGATAACACTGGTTCTTCGGATACTGTAAAGACTAGTAGTGCTGATGCCAATAAGTATAACGGTGGTTCTGGTGCTTTTTCATCATTGTCCACATATACGAACAACGCCAACACCTTATCAAATTCTACTACTACGGCAgctaataacaacaacaataataacaataccgGATATTACGCTGATGATGGATATTTACAAACCAATGGTCAAAAGAAAGTTGAATTTGATAACGATAAATACGACTTGAACGAAGAACTGACTGATTCACAAATTTTACAACAAGCATCACAGGCTCCACCAGGATCGATGCCATCCATTGATTATCCACGCTCACTATTTTTGAAAGGGTTTTTTTCTGTACAAACTACCTCTTCCAAGCCGTTACCTATTGTTAGacataaaattattacaacattaaataaattaaatattaaattcaaaGAGGTAAAGGGTGGATTTATTTGTGTGCATGAACAATCCATTCAGCCATTAAATGGAACAGGAAATGATACTAATGTTGGTAGCTTTATGACGGTATCGCCTGAGGAACGTAAACCATCTATAATAACtattgatgataataatagcgGTGGCAGCGCTAATTCATCATTTATAGAAAAATACACTGCCACCAATAATGCCGATAATAGTAGTGGCGCCGCCAAGAGAAGTACAAGCGTCAATTATCATAAtagcaacaataacaatagtagtAATGGAAGAACATTAGCTACCATACCAACCACACCAAAGGCATCATCTTCTAAaccttttaataataattactATTTATCACCATTACCTCAGCCACATACAACTCTGCGTACTAATACGCAACATGTACCGGATGAATTGTCCACTGCATCCTTAGATGCTGATGAACAAGCacaattacaaaatatgGATGATTTGTTAACTACTTCAAGGGcacatattattaataacaaggAAGGCGTAAGTGAAGAACAAGGAGATCAGCAACAAAAAACGGAAGGCGaatatgataataacaaagtTCCTATTAAGAGGGATGCATCTAACGGTATTTTTAgtaacaatagtaatacaGCTAGTGAAGAGTTTGGGAAACAACCCTTGAAATTTGAAATCCATATTGTTAAAGTTCGGATTATCGGCTTAGCTGGTATACATTTTAAGAAAGTTTCTGGTAATACTTGGatgtataaaaaattggctACGCATATATTGAAGGAATTGAATTTATGA
- the INO2 gene encoding Ino2p (similar to Saccharomyces cerevisiae YDR123C | INO2 | INOsitol requiring): MRSPDDNFFDLFDFNIDFETAYAMIDGPSVTTPSTTATTSNGHIIHRVGLFSPNRTFNNNDDNDDHNNNTTSINITNKNPNSNVINNPKTADAKPGRKLLDSRSKTIIDANALNSSPNKISGNVNIINNGDNVDEDKLSSFFSTITSDEAFTQSIKSFFEDINDEEAEQADDDYDDDDDDDDDDDDGDDDGDDDGDDDDGDDDNDDDGDEIEYTHDNFSETPDEELKTHKINESVDSHSMDKLNRETHALLGETKDILFNNDTNNNNTAFQENFKKKKDAISQKSSIPLEIGNKLQFPPHTLLSVNESNAIETFLDSLVSNTSINNSKKDTTTKVENTVHETMNSSNASAANSKQEQPTTSDILVADVNNTVTKPLRIKLESFTEPNSPTAMSIEELTTKYRNIVAKLEVQKHKHVISEQKRRKTIKEDFEILKSLVRYPRNYNYYTTTAAFTNNKVIKSTMTQLNQENTKNKKRVPKHQILQYLIQDIERIKIANDILRGLLVDIKEKKQ; encoded by the coding sequence ATGAGATCTCCagatgataatttttttgatctATTTGATTTCaatattgattttgaaaCTGCATATGCTATGATCGATGGCCCCAGTGTTACCACGCCGTCTACTACAGCTACCACATCAAATGGCCATATAATTCACAGGGTAGGCTTGTTTTCGCCTAATAGAACCttcaacaataatgatgataatgatgaccataacaataatactacatcaataaatataacaaacaaaaaccCTAATTCTAATGTTATTAACAATCCTAAAACTGCAGATGCCAAACCTGGTAGGAAATTACTGGATTCTCGATCTAAAACGATAATCGACGCAAATGCTTTGAATTCTAGCCCAAACAAGATATCTGGTAATGTTAACATCATCAATAATGGCGACAACGTAGACGAAGATAAAttatcatctttttttagtacCATAACAAGTGATGAAGCATTTACTCAGAGcataaaaagtttttttgaGGATATCAATGATGAAGAAGCAGAACAAGCGgatgatgattatgatgatgatgatgatgatgatgatgatgatgatgatggtgatgatgatggtgatgatgatggtgatgatgatgatggtgatgatgataatgatgatgatggtgatgAGATAGAGTATACTCATGATAACTTTTCCGAAACACCCGATGAGGAGCTTAAAACtcataaaataaatgaaagtGTTGATAGTCATAGTATGGATAAATTAAATCGTGAAACACATGCACTATTGGGCGAAACCAAAGacattctttttaataatgataccaacaataataatacagcgtttcaagaaaattttaaaaaaaaaaaagatgctATATCACAGAAATCTTCAATTCCTTTGGAAATTGGTAATAAGTTACAATTTCCGCCACACACTCTATTGAGTGTTAATGAATCTAATGCAATCGAGACATTTTTAGATAGTTTAGTCTCTAATACCAGtattaataacagtaaaaaAGATACTACAACAAAGGTAGAAAATACAGTGCACGAGACAATGAATTCTAGTAATGCTAGTGCCGCTAATAGTAAGCAAGAACAACCAACCACATCTGATATTTTGGTTGCCGATGTTAATAATACCGTTACAAAACCTCTGCGGATTAAGTTGGAATCGTTTACTGAACCGAATTCCCCCACAGCTATGTCGATAGAAGAATTGACTACCAAATACCGGAATATAGTAGCCAAATTAGAGGTACAAAAACATAAACATGTGATTTCAGAACAAAAAAGGAGGAAAACTATTAAAGaagattttgaaatattaaagAGCTTAGTACGATATCCCAGAAactataattattatacaaCTACTGCTGCTTTTACGAATAATAAAGTCATAAAATCTACGATGACTCAGTTAAATCAAgaaaacacaaaaaataaaaagaggGTGCCGAAACATCAAATATTACAATATCTTATCCAGGATAttgaaagaattaaaattgcCAATGATATACTAAGAGGTTTACTTGttgatataaaagaaaaaaaacaataa